In Sebaldella termitidis ATCC 33386, one DNA window encodes the following:
- a CDS encoding autotransporter domain-containing protein, which produces MTITPPVFTISATSMFSSSSMYDKTFYNPTLGAVQTWNTGLFSNYNLESGNFSYDVKIAGSNSNTTFNFNSAAGSIDPAAIADASLNQPAVIPTSDSYSAKVTSVPMIVSTSAPNIRIGENTTINLISSNTANNYQYGTLMLQYTLTPNRSALNTDSDYAFGKGKAYPDSQAGIPFSILRNSGTINITGNYGVAGIMMNKNNQSGSRNDYLLVNDGTIIGEYIDSNSKQHIGLAFEGNTTPGTKGERYILGNDGIMEFRAPQSAAFNFGGVNLLKYQIVYNRNTINMYGSNSFGVKMANSSLSGYTPGTDQTNTKILLEDPINIYGDNSVGVYYSAANMKAEDSVFKVNIGTGKNNYSGNISGNDSNYVENSVGMYITPRNNNTTGTITNIVNYDIKFGDYAKNSIMFVNDGSSNSYNMSSGAFTSPLLRETYIDNSAVTSVNVEAGTNNIVFFNKGGVKNVSYAYIPIIYIKPDINIGTAEKAVDNTLALYNLGAIAHLNGNIETYGEYSHGIYNNAAALTSGGVVYSVGSKLDNIIDGNVKTLSIVTHGDNSAVLYNNESNIDFQAGGTFKALGKNGSVLYNKNGSISITGDSVFEAGDNGTLIMADGGKITLSGNNIYNVRNNSVFAYALGNPGIKVEFSGSGQTVNLENGSIGFVYDGGSVNMQQNSLYDYLNDNFTGLNNLNINVSDNSRLFLINNYGTLKLSELEAMNTGSGLFGSVIGNSGNSLLNKGTLVLDTLGVINLDDPNDFYSNTDKAATGITVDAGVTIKGTQDSQTALSGKDIYRGTSGGSTYVVMNNYGNIELSGDNSLGIYTNNGLINNYSEINTTGKNSAGLFGENSSVVKNYGNLKISDNGVGIYAVSYQAPDKPDEDFGSGLVDVTNTGVISAVSSEKAVGIYVNNNKTGALRNTGILNLSGGTVDMSLSKESTGVYAVNATVNGGGIINAGESGTGLYAKNSDLTLSDLTLNMNKDNSVGIYLDSDSNLNTSGTNTVNITGKKNTIFYVNTEGTFNQNFLINGNNNADYTLMYINSNKGTYNGTAVLSGNSTVFYGVNSVIELGTSSSLTAPGGNTAGIYADGLYGGITDYEGINKGEMLFGDDSAGLYGINGARLLNTGNITTGSKSLGMSSEASDYLRNKGTIKTGSNSIGMSAKNTALTENSGNINAAGENITALYSENSGISVINNTGNIELTGKNTIGVYLEEGGQQTFNNNKVIKTENSENSSIASTGIYNNGHIVNNTGDIIAGMSSAGIYNNNGIIRHSGSITSEADGVGIYSAGGEINLTDGTIISKGFAIYAENNTKITNTGTEVNTGDKTVAYVLKSGSGLINDQNASIGTGSIYVYGNGTEEIVNNASSIIMTGPESMGYYLTNSEGLINNADITGLAKGNIGIYSDKGSIANSGNITLGDSEIIDENDSSKNRYAIGIYGEDAEVNNSGNIKTGYKGTGIYTENNKLTNSGNITSDGEYAVGLWGSKAVIENNGEIVMNGDYSQGIMGTSQSNIVNNSIITMNGNNSIGISGNEGTKIQNNGIINLYGNDSTGIMLSNGSVLLNKGTINLGPGSNNAEVQNGNSVIPPSIVNAGVIKVDGKFELNGINLTIQVDPESIRKPEMSEITTDQYTTEDLKAKFLVSDAVRFQADSFDFSGPAMIDPLFTQGTNALVYKFENVFMAKDLASAESITADSNSVTFRATPSMNENGNVDIWMEKIPYQYFTNGMYYDKMAEILDKNYVLDGTLSGQTDDALKLYDKLDLITDTQTLEKAMKDLSGEMYSNITRRMEDVSDTFNDSLEVLQNSENNTKENVKINVIAGKGKTKENRNGILPYDYSSVGILALREVERTYRHTFGYSLGYLKTNYQFQDTNNKEEADTIQAGLHNKYKADSWTFKTNLLGRAGFNNTDREIDWNSGVVSEMSGDYNTYGVTLLNEIAKDIEIGKNTKIIPYAGLKMEYGYHSDIKESGDSERLNVEQNDYYSIKPNAGLEFETAKYFGGHKNWKIKMNIGVGYEYEFGDTNSTERAGFDTISSEKFDFGESGEDKGKFITNGGVGIEFQDRYGIFMTGKYKTAGSKEEDYQLGLNLKISF; this is translated from the coding sequence GTGACAATTACTCCGCCGGTATTTACAATATCAGCAACTTCAATGTTTTCGAGTTCCAGCATGTACGATAAAACTTTTTATAATCCTACTCTTGGTGCAGTACAGACCTGGAATACAGGCTTATTTTCAAACTACAATCTGGAAAGCGGAAATTTTTCTTATGATGTAAAAATTGCAGGTTCAAACAGTAATACTACTTTCAATTTTAATAGTGCTGCGGGAAGCATAGATCCTGCTGCAATAGCTGATGCATCATTAAATCAGCCGGCAGTTATTCCAACATCAGACTCTTATTCCGCTAAGGTTACATCAGTTCCGATGATTGTCTCTACATCAGCCCCGAATATAAGAATAGGTGAGAATACGACTATAAATCTAATATCTTCAAATACTGCCAATAATTATCAATATGGGACTTTAATGCTTCAGTATACATTAACTCCAAATCGTTCAGCACTTAATACCGACAGTGATTATGCATTTGGAAAAGGAAAAGCATATCCTGATTCTCAGGCAGGTATTCCGTTTTCCATATTAAGAAACAGCGGAACTATTAATATAACCGGGAATTACGGAGTGGCTGGGATTATGATGAACAAGAACAATCAGAGCGGATCCCGTAATGATTATCTGCTTGTAAATGACGGAACAATTATAGGCGAGTATATTGATTCAAACAGTAAACAGCATATTGGTCTGGCATTTGAAGGAAATACTACTCCCGGAACTAAAGGAGAAAGATATATTTTAGGAAATGACGGGATAATGGAATTCAGAGCGCCGCAATCCGCAGCTTTTAATTTTGGAGGTGTAAACTTATTAAAATATCAGATTGTATATAACAGAAATACTATTAATATGTATGGTTCAAACAGTTTCGGCGTAAAGATGGCAAATTCCAGTTTAAGCGGATATACTCCCGGTACTGATCAGACAAATACAAAAATTTTATTGGAAGATCCTATAAATATATACGGGGATAACAGTGTGGGAGTTTATTATTCAGCAGCTAATATGAAGGCTGAAGATTCTGTGTTCAAAGTTAATATAGGAACGGGAAAAAACAATTATTCTGGTAATATAAGCGGAAATGATTCGAATTATGTAGAAAATTCTGTTGGTATGTATATCACTCCCAGAAATAACAATACCACAGGAACTATAACAAATATCGTAAATTATGACATAAAATTCGGAGATTATGCTAAAAATAGTATCATGTTTGTAAACGATGGTTCCAGTAATTCATATAATATGTCGAGCGGAGCATTTACTTCTCCGCTGTTAAGGGAAACTTATATTGATAATTCTGCAGTTACATCTGTTAATGTAGAAGCAGGAACAAATAATATAGTATTTTTTAACAAAGGAGGGGTAAAAAATGTCAGCTATGCATATATACCAATTATTTATATAAAACCTGATATAAATATCGGAACAGCAGAAAAAGCGGTAGATAATACACTGGCCTTGTATAATCTGGGTGCAATAGCTCATCTTAACGGAAATATCGAAACATACGGGGAATATTCACATGGTATATATAATAACGCAGCTGCTCTGACTTCAGGGGGAGTAGTTTATTCAGTAGGCTCGAAGCTTGATAATATAATAGACGGAAATGTTAAAACACTCTCAATAGTTACTCACGGAGATAATTCGGCAGTTTTATATAATAATGAATCAAATATAGATTTTCAGGCCGGGGGCACTTTTAAAGCTCTCGGAAAAAACGGATCAGTACTTTATAATAAAAATGGAAGTATAAGCATAACAGGCGATTCTGTATTTGAAGCAGGAGATAACGGAACTCTTATTATGGCCGACGGAGGGAAAATAACATTAAGCGGAAATAATATATATAATGTCAGAAATAACTCTGTTTTCGCATATGCACTGGGAAATCCGGGAATAAAGGTTGAGTTTTCCGGTTCAGGACAGACAGTTAATCTGGAGAATGGAAGCATAGGGTTTGTATATGACGGTGGTTCGGTAAATATGCAGCAGAATTCACTCTATGATTATTTAAATGATAATTTTACAGGGTTAAATAATTTAAATATAAATGTATCTGATAATTCCAGATTATTTCTGATAAATAACTACGGAACGCTTAAGTTAAGTGAATTGGAAGCTATGAATACAGGTTCCGGATTATTTGGAAGTGTAATAGGAAACAGCGGAAATTCACTTTTAAATAAAGGAACTCTGGTGTTAGATACTTTAGGAGTGATTAATCTTGATGATCCAAATGATTTTTATAGCAATACAGATAAAGCTGCGACAGGAATTACAGTCGATGCAGGGGTAACTATAAAAGGAACACAGGACAGTCAGACAGCATTAAGCGGCAAGGATATATACAGAGGGACATCGGGGGGAAGTACTTATGTGGTAATGAACAACTACGGCAATATAGAGCTTTCGGGTGATAATTCACTAGGGATATATACAAATAACGGACTTATTAACAATTATTCAGAAATAAATACGACAGGGAAAAATTCTGCCGGTTTATTCGGAGAAAATAGTTCAGTTGTTAAAAATTATGGAAATCTAAAAATATCTGATAATGGTGTGGGTATATATGCGGTTTCCTATCAGGCTCCTGACAAGCCAGATGAAGATTTTGGCAGCGGATTGGTAGATGTAACAAATACCGGGGTAATAAGTGCAGTCAGTTCTGAAAAAGCAGTTGGTATTTATGTAAATAACAATAAAACAGGAGCATTGAGAAATACCGGGATTTTGAATTTATCAGGCGGTACAGTGGATATGTCTCTTTCTAAGGAAAGTACCGGAGTATATGCAGTAAATGCAACTGTAAACGGCGGCGGAATAATAAATGCCGGAGAATCCGGAACAGGCTTGTATGCTAAGAACAGTGATCTTACTCTTTCTGATCTGACATTAAATATGAATAAAGATAATTCAGTAGGAATATATCTTGATTCAGACAGCAATCTTAACACAAGCGGGACAAATACAGTGAATATAACAGGCAAAAAGAATACAATATTTTACGTAAATACTGAAGGGACATTTAATCAGAACTTTTTGATTAATGGAAATAATAATGCAGATTACACCCTTATGTATATAAACAGCAACAAAGGAACTTATAACGGAACAGCAGTATTAAGCGGTAATAGTACGGTATTTTATGGAGTGAATTCTGTAATTGAACTGGGGACTTCTTCATCACTGACAGCACCCGGAGGTAATACAGCTGGAATTTATGCAGACGGCTTATATGGAGGAATCACTGACTATGAAGGAATAAATAAAGGTGAAATGTTATTCGGAGATGATTCTGCCGGTCTTTATGGAATAAACGGAGCAAGGCTGTTAAATACCGGCAATATAACAACAGGCAGTAAATCATTGGGAATGAGCAGTGAAGCAAGTGATTATCTCAGAAATAAAGGAACAATAAAAACAGGAAGTAATTCTATAGGAATGTCGGCTAAAAATACAGCTCTTACGGAAAATTCAGGAAATATAAATGCTGCCGGGGAAAACATAACAGCATTATATTCTGAAAACAGCGGAATATCAGTTATCAATAATACAGGAAATATAGAATTAACAGGGAAAAATACAATAGGTGTTTATTTGGAGGAAGGCGGACAGCAGACATTTAATAATAATAAAGTGATAAAAACAGAGAATTCTGAGAATTCATCAATAGCCAGCACCGGGATATATAATAACGGCCATATTGTGAATAATACTGGTGATATAATCGCGGGAATGAGTTCAGCGGGAATATATAATAATAATGGAATAATAAGACATTCAGGCAGTATAACTTCAGAAGCAGACGGAGTAGGAATTTATTCTGCAGGCGGGGAAATAAATCTTACAGATGGAACCATAATAAGTAAAGGTTTTGCAATATACGCAGAAAATAATACAAAAATAACGAATACAGGAACAGAAGTAAATACCGGAGATAAAACTGTAGCATATGTATTAAAATCAGGATCAGGACTTATAAACGATCAAAATGCATCAATAGGAACTGGAAGTATATATGTATACGGCAATGGTACTGAAGAGATAGTAAATAATGCTTCTTCAATAATAATGACCGGCCCGGAAAGTATGGGATATTATCTGACTAACAGTGAAGGCTTAATAAATAATGCAGATATTACAGGATTGGCAAAAGGAAATATAGGGATTTACAGTGATAAAGGAAGTATTGCAAATTCCGGAAATATAACATTAGGGGATTCGGAAATAATAGATGAAAATGATTCTTCTAAAAACAGATATGCAATAGGAATATACGGAGAAGATGCAGAAGTCAATAATAGCGGAAATATAAAAACGGGCTACAAAGGAACAGGAATATATACAGAAAATAATAAACTTACAAACAGCGGGAATATTACTTCTGACGGAGAATACGCAGTTGGTTTATGGGGAAGTAAAGCTGTAATAGAAAATAACGGTGAAATAGTAATGAATGGTGATTATTCTCAGGGTATAATGGGAACTTCACAGTCAAATATAGTAAATAACAGCATAATAACTATGAATGGAAATAATTCAATAGGAATCAGCGGAAATGAAGGAACAAAAATACAGAATAACGGAATAATAAATTTATACGGGAATGACAGTACAGGAATTATGCTTTCTAACGGCTCTGTATTATTAAATAAAGGAACAATAAATTTAGGGCCGGGTTCAAATAATGCAGAGGTACAAAATGGAAATTCTGTAATTCCGCCTTCTATAGTAAATGCGGGAGTAATCAAGGTAGACGGTAAATTTGAATTAAACGGAATAAATCTTACAATTCAGGTTGATCCCGAAAGTATAAGAAAACCGGAAATGAGTGAAATAACAACAGATCAGTATACAACAGAAGATCTGAAAGCAAAATTTCTTGTGTCAGATGCAGTTCGGTTTCAGGCAGACAGCTTTGATTTTTCAGGACCTGCCATGATAGACCCGTTATTCACACAAGGGACAAATGCATTGGTATATAAATTTGAGAATGTATTTATGGCTAAAGATCTGGCATCAGCAGAATCGATAACTGCGGACAGTAATTCAGTTACGTTTAGAGCGACACCTTCAATGAATGAAAATGGAAATGTAGATATCTGGATGGAGAAAATTCCTTATCAGTATTTTACTAACGGAATGTATTATGATAAAATGGCGGAAATACTTGATAAAAATTATGTGCTTGACGGAACATTAAGCGGACAGACAGATGATGCACTCAAATTATATGATAAACTTGACTTGATAACGGATACTCAGACTCTTGAAAAAGCTATGAAAGACCTGAGCGGGGAAATGTATTCCAATATCACAAGAAGGATGGAGGATGTATCTGATACATTTAATGATTCTCTAGAAGTACTTCAAAATTCGGAAAATAATACAAAAGAAAATGTAAAAATAAATGTAATTGCAGGAAAAGGAAAAACAAAAGAAAACAGGAACGGAATACTGCCTTATGATTACAGCAGTGTGGGAATATTGGCACTGCGGGAAGTAGAACGTACATACAGACATACATTTGGTTATTCGCTGGGTTATCTGAAAACAAATTATCAATTTCAGGATACAAATAATAAAGAAGAAGCAGATACAATTCAGGCAGGATTACATAATAAATATAAAGCTGACAGCTGGACTTTTAAAACGAATCTTTTGGGAAGAGCAGGATTTAACAATACAGACAGGGAAATAGACTGGAACAGCGGAGTTGTTTCCGAGATGAGCGGAGATTATAATACATACGGAGTAACACTTTTGAATGAGATTGCTAAGGATATTGAAATAGGGAAAAATACTAAAATAATACCATATGCAGGACTGAAAATGGAATATGGATATCATTCAGATATAAAAGAAAGCGGAGATTCTGAGAGATTAAACGTAGAGCAAAATGATTACTACAGTATAAAACCAAACGCCGGATTAGAATTTGAAACAGCGAAGTATTTCGGAGGCCATAAAAACTGGAAAATCAAAATGAATATCGGAGTTGGTTATGAATACGAGTTTGGAGATACAAACAGTACAGAGAGAGCTGGTTTTGACACTATATCCAGTGAAAAATTTGATTTTGGCGAATCCGGAGAGGATAAAGGAAAGTTTATTACAAACGGAGGGGTCGGAATAGAATTTCAGGACAGATACGGTATATTTATGACAGGAAAATATAAAACAGCAGGCAGTAAAGAGGAAGATTACCAGTTGGGTCTGAACTTAAAAATATCATTTTGA